The Caretta caretta isolate rCarCar2 chromosome 15, rCarCar1.hap1, whole genome shotgun sequence genome window below encodes:
- the TANGO2 gene encoding transport and Golgi organization protein 2 homolog isoform X1: protein MDVEALYTNIPHKDGLQAIKNTIPDNVTANLVAELCDFVLTHNYFTFGDNVYLQISGTAMGTRMAPQYANIFMADLEQRFLSSRPLKPLLYLRYIDDIFIIWTHGKEALEEFHHDFNNFHPTTNLSLVQSTQEIHFLDTTVLINNGHINTTLYRKPTDRYSYLHASSFHPDHTTRSIVYSQALRYNRICSNPSDRDKHLQDLRQAFLQLQYPPAEVKKQIDRARRVPRSYLLQDRPNKENNRTPLAVTFSPQLKPLQRIIKDLQPILKDDPTLSQVLGDRPVLAYRQPRNLKQILTNNHIPHNRTTNPGTYPCNKARCQLCPHIYSGDTITGPNNISHTIRGSFTCTSTNVIYAIMCQQCPSAMYIGQTGQSLRKRINGHKSDVKNYNIHKPVGEHFNLSGHAITDMKVAILKQKNFKSRLQRETAELEFICKLDTINLGLNRDWEWLSHYARTNTVILIDAEGHVTFTERTMLNADINQWKTSTYQFELQT, encoded by the exons atggatgtagaagccctctacaccaacattccacacaaagatggactacaagccatcaagaacactatccccgataatgtcacggctaacctggtggctgaactttgtgactttgtccttacccataactatttcacatttggggacaatgtataccttcagatcagcggcactgctatgggtacccgcatggccccacagtatgccaacatttttatggctgatttagaacaacgcttcctcagctctcgtcccctaaagcccctactctacttgcgctatattgatgacatcttcatcatctggacccatggaaaagaagcccttgaggaattccaccatgatttcaacaatttccatcccaccaccaacctcagcctggtccagtccacacaagagatccacttcctggacactacagtgctaataaacaatggtcacataaacaccaccctataccggaaacctactgaccgctattcctacctgcatgcctccagctttcaccctgaccacaccacacgatccatcgtctacagccaagctctgcgatacaaccgcatttgctccaacccctcagacagagacaaacacctacaagatctccgtcaagctttcttacaactacaatacccacctgcagaagtaaagaaacagattgatagagccagaagagttcccagaagttacctactacaggacaggcctaacaaagaaaataacagaacgccactagcggtcaccttcagcccccaactaaaacccctccaacgcattattaaggatctacaacctatcctaaaggatgacccaacactctcacaagtcttgggagacaggccagtccttgcctacagacagccccgcaacctgaagcaaatactcaccaacaaccacataccacacaacagaaccactaacccaggaacttatccttgcaacaaagcccgttgccaattgtgcccacatatctattcaggggacaccatcacagggcctaataacatcagccacactatcagaggctcgttcacctgcacatccaccaatgtgatatatgccatcatgtgccagcaatgcccctctgccatgtacattggtcaaactggacagtctctacgtaaaagaataaatggacacaaatcagatgtcaagaattataacattcataaaccagtcggagaacacttcaatctctctggtcacgcaatcacagacatgaaggtcgctatcttaaaacaaaaaaacttcaaatccagactccagcgagaaactgctgaattggaattcatttgcaaattggatactattaatttaggcttaaatagagactgggagtggctaagtcattatgcaag GACTAACACAGTCATTCTCATTGATGCAGAAGGACATGTTACTTTCACAGAGCGCACCATGCTCAATGCAGATATCAACCAATGGAAAACAAGCACCTATCAGTTCGAACTGCAGACTTAA
- the TANGO2 gene encoding transport and Golgi organization protein 2 homolog isoform X2, which yields MDVEALYTNIPHKDGLQAIKNTIPDNVTANLVAELCDFVLTHNYFTFGDNVYLQISGTAMGTRMAPQYANIFMADLEQRFLSSRPLKPLLYLRYIDDIFIIWTHGKEALEEFHHDFNNFHPTTNLSLVQSTQEIHFLDTTVLINNGHINTTLYRKPTDRYSYLHASSFHPDHTTRSIVYSQALRYNRICSNPSDRDKHLQDLRQAFLQLQYPPAEVKKQIDRARRVPRSYLLQDRPNKENNRTPLAVTFSPQLKPLQRIIKDLQPILKDDPTLSQVLGDRPVLAYRQPRNLKQILTNNHIPHNRTTNPGTYPCNKARCQLCPHIYSGDTITGPNNISHTIRGSFTCTSTNVIYAIMCQQCPSAMYIGQTGQSLRKRINGHKSDVKNYNIHKPVGEHFNLSGHAITDMKVAILKQKNFKSRLQRETAELEFICKLDTINLGLNRDWEWLSHYARDILLMDFEGS from the coding sequence atggatgtagaagccctctacaccaacattccacacaaagatggactacaagccatcaagaacactatccccgataatgtcacggctaacctggtggctgaactttgtgactttgtccttacccataactatttcacatttggggacaatgtataccttcagatcagcggcactgctatgggtacccgcatggccccacagtatgccaacatttttatggctgatttagaacaacgcttcctcagctctcgtcccctaaagcccctactctacttgcgctatattgatgacatcttcatcatctggacccatggaaaagaagcccttgaggaattccaccatgatttcaacaatttccatcccaccaccaacctcagcctggtccagtccacacaagagatccacttcctggacactacagtgctaataaacaatggtcacataaacaccaccctataccggaaacctactgaccgctattcctacctgcatgcctccagctttcaccctgaccacaccacacgatccatcgtctacagccaagctctgcgatacaaccgcatttgctccaacccctcagacagagacaaacacctacaagatctccgtcaagctttcttacaactacaatacccacctgcagaagtaaagaaacagattgatagagccagaagagttcccagaagttacctactacaggacaggcctaacaaagaaaataacagaacgccactagcggtcaccttcagcccccaactaaaacccctccaacgcattattaaggatctacaacctatcctaaaggatgacccaacactctcacaagtcttgggagacaggccagtccttgcctacagacagccccgcaacctgaagcaaatactcaccaacaaccacataccacacaacagaaccactaacccaggaacttatccttgcaacaaagcccgttgccaattgtgcccacatatctattcaggggacaccatcacagggcctaataacatcagccacactatcagaggctcgttcacctgcacatccaccaatgtgatatatgccatcatgtgccagcaatgcccctctgccatgtacattggtcaaactggacagtctctacgtaaaagaataaatggacacaaatcagatgtcaagaattataacattcataaaccagtcggagaacacttcaatctctctggtcacgcaatcacagacatgaaggtcgctatcttaaaacaaaaaaacttcaaatccagactccagcgagaaactgctgaattggaattcatttgcaaattggatactattaatttaggcttaaatagagactgggagtggctaagtcattatgcaag